The DNA window CGCCGCAAGCTGGACGAATACTTCTCGACCGTACGCGAAGTTGAACAGCGGATCGTCCGCACCCGCCAATGGCGCGAGACGCCCTTGGTTCTGCCGCCGGGCGTCAGTCGACCCGGCAAGGTCGCCCGCAACAACGACGGCAGCGATCGCATCGAACAGATGCGACTGATGATCGATGTGCTGGTGCTGGCGTTGCAGACCGATGTCACCCGCATCGCCACGCTGCGACTGGGCGACTACAGTGGCAAGTTCAGCTTCCTCGGCTTCCCGGAAGATCCGCACGGCGTGTACGCCCACAACGGCGGCGAACCGAAAAAGGTCGAAGGCGCCAGGGCCATCGACCGGATGCACATGGAGCAGTTCGGCTATCTGCTGGAACGGATGCAGAGCGTACAGGAAAGCGACGGAACCTCGCTGCTGCACAACTCGGTCGTCATGCTGGGCGCCGGGCTGACCAACGGCCCCAGTCACAAGGTCCGCAGCGGCAAGGTCGACTACAACGCCCATGGGCAATTCAATACGCCGCTGTTGCTGGCCGGGCATGCCGGCGGCCAGTTGCGCAGCGGCGAGCATGTCAACTTCGACCACGGCACGCCGCTGGCCAACCTGCTGGTCTCTGTGATGCAGGCGATGGGCTCGCAGCGGGAAGCCTTCGCGGACAGCACCGGTCCGCTGGGGCTGGTGTAGTCCATGACGGCCCAAATTGTTCCACGAAGCGCCATAATGCGTTGCGCCATCAGCCCATGCGTCCTGATCGGCTGTCTGCTGGCGATGATCTGTCTGCCCGCCGCCTGGTTGACGGGAGCCGAGTTCGATCCGGATCGGTTCCTCAAGCAGTACTGCGCCGCCTGTCACCAGGGCGAGAAACCGCAGGGCCATTTCTCGATCGCCCCGTTGATCGGAGATCGTGAGTTCACGCCGAACTCCACGCAATGGCTGGACCTGCTCGACCAGCTGGGTGACCGGGCCATGCCGCCGGCCGACACCGACAAGCCGCGACCCTCCATGGAAGAGTACAGTCAGGCCGTTGCCTGGCTGAAAGAGCAGCTGGCCGCCGCGTCGGGCTCCGCCGGCCGCATGACGCGGCGTTTGAACCGGCCCCAATACAACAACACGATTCGCGACCTGCTGCATATTTCGCATCGGCCGGCTGACTCCTTCCCGCAGGATCTGGGGCTGGAGGGTTTCAATAACGTGGTCGAGGTGCAGACCCTGTCCCCGTTCCTGCTGCAGAAGTACCTCACCGCCGCGGAAGAATCGTTGGCGCTGGCCATCACGACGCAGCCGGAACCCGAGCAAATCGACATCCGTTACTACCCGCTCCCGCCGGAAGTGCACAGCGGCGCCAAACCGCTGAAACCGTCGCCCATTCCGCTGAAAGATCTACTCGGCAAACAGTGGCCCGCCTACGTCAGTCGATCGATCCAGCTACTGGGCGGCAACTATCCGGTCAACCAGGCCGGCATGCGCGAAGGTCAGGGGCCCCATGGCTATGAGATGGTTATTTCGCAGGACGGCAAATCGGGCCAGCGCGGACAGCTGATGTTCAACACGCCGCTGATCGGCGGGCGATACCGTCTGACCGTACAGGCCTACGCGACGCCGCGGCTGGAGAAAGACGGTCGCCCGATTCCTCCGCAGGGAGTGAGTATTCTGGGAGTATCCGTCAACGGGGAAGACGTCCAGCGGATCGCGATCCCGCTGGCCGACAAGCCGCAGCCGTTTGTGTGCGAGTTTACCTCCGACCATAGCCGCACCCAGGTTTATCTGAACGGCGCCACCGAAGTTAACAAGCTGGAGCTGAAGCCGGTTCCGAATCTGGTCATTACCGAGGCGCGTCTTGAAGGGCCGCTGTACGACGCCTGGCCGCCGGCCAGCCACCGGGCCATTTTTGGGGCGGGCGGAACCGACGCCACGCCGGAAATTCTTCGCCGCTTTGCCTCGCGTGCCTTTCGTCGCCCGGCCACCGACGCCGAAGTAGCAAAGTATACCGCGCTGTGCGAGGCCGAGATTCGGCAGGGCGCGTCGCCGCTGGAAGCGATCAGGGTCGGGCTGAAAGCGATTCTCGTGTCGCCGCACTTTCTGTTCCTGATCGAACCGGTCGACTCGTCAGGACGGCTGAGCGACTACGCGCTCGCTTCGCGGCTGTCGTACTTTTTGTGGAGTTCCATGCCCGACGACGAGCTGTTCCAGCTGGCCGCCGACGACCGTTTGCATCTCCCCGCCGAGCTGGAAAAGCAGGTCGCCCGGATGCTGCAGGATCCCAAAGCCGAAGCGTTTGTCAACGAGTTTGGCGGGCAATGGATCGGCTTTCATCGGCTCGCAGAGGCGGCGCCGGACCCCGATATTTTCCCCACGTGGGATGAAGACCTGCGCCGCGCCATGCTGGCCGAAAGCCAGCAGTTCTTCCGGCACGTGATGCTGGAAAATCGTCGCCTGACCGAATTTTTGCTGGCTGATTACACGTTTGCCAATGAACGGCTGGCCCGGCATTACGGGATCGAAGGCGTCCAGGGCGGAGCGCTGCAGCAGGTCGCCCTGCCGGCGGACAGCAAACGTCGAGGCGGGCTGATCACGCAGGCTGGCGTACTGACAGTGGCTTCCCAGCCGACCCGATCGTCCCCCGTTTTCCGTGGGATTTTCGTCCTGGAAAAACTCTTCAATCGCCCGCCGCCCAATCCGCCGGCCGATGTGCCGGCGCTCGAAGAAGCGGCGGCGACCGGCGAGGCCCAAACGGTGCGTGAACAGCTGGCCCGGCATCGAGCCGATGCAAGCTGCGCCGCCTGCCACAATCGGATCGATCCGTGGGGACTGCCGCTGGAAGAGTTCGACGGCATTGGCCGCTGGCGGAAGATGACCGCCGAAGATCTCACCGCCAGCCTGCAGGACGGCGAGCAGATCACAGGCGCCCACGACCTGCAGGACGCGCTGCTCTCACAGAAAGACGCCTTTGTTGCCGGGCTGGCGGAGAAGATGCTGCTGTACGCCCTGGGACGCACGCTCAGCTGGAGCGACCAGCAGGCAGAGCCCGAAATCGTCCGCCAGGTCGCTGCCGCGGACTACCGCTTTCAGAGTCTGGTCCAAGCAATCATCCTGTCACCGCCGTTTCAGAATCGGTAAGCCGCCAGCCTGGTCCGAGGCTGGCAAGTCCGCCGGGCGGATGGCTTGCTTGGGCTGTCGGGTGACAATACGTATACCGGCCTGACCACGGTGGAAGCCGGTTTCCTGGTCAACAGCGGCAGCCTGGCGGGCGACGTGACGGTCTTCGACGGAGCGACCTACGGCGGTTCCGGTTCGGCGCAGAATCTGATCATCAACAGCGGCGGTGTTCTGGCAGTCGGCGACGGCATTGGCACGACGACCGCGGCTTCGCTAACGCTGAATAGCGGCTCGATCATGGAGTTTTAACTCGGCCCGCCCGGTACGGTCGGCGGCGTGAACGATCTGCTCCAGGTCAACGGGGATCTCACCCTCAATGGAACCGTGAATATCGCCAATGCCGGCGGATTCGATTTCGGCACGTATCGCCTGATCAACTACACCGGCTCCCTCATCGATAACGGCCTCGATGTGGGAACGCTGCCGGCGGGCTTTCACCTGAACGAGGCGACGATCCAGACCGCGATCAACAACCAGATTAACCTGGTGATGGTAGGCACTGCTTTCTGGAACGGCTCCACGACCACGGCTGACGGAACCATTCATGGCGGCGACGGCGTATGGAACGCCGGCAACACCAACTGGACCAGCGCCGACGGCACGGCGACCGACCCCTGGAAAAGCCAGGACGCAGTCTTTGCCGGTGCGGCCGGCGTGGTCTCCGCCAGCGGCGACCTGACCTTCAACAACATGCAGTTTACGACCGACGGCTACCGGATCACCACCGCTGACGACGCCACGCTTTCGTCCCAGGCGGGATCCGGCATTCGGGTCGATGCGGGAGTCACGGCCGAAATCGGCGTCAAACTGACGGGAACCGGCAGCATCGAAAAGCTCGACGCGGGCACGCTTATCCTGAGCGCCGACAACGACGACACCGGCGGCGTGTGAAGCAGTTCCCGTCGCACTATCTGCTATCCCTGGTGGGATACGGTCGCCAGCAGTATGAAACCCGGCGGGCGATTCCGGCCGGCCCGGCCGCACAAACGGCCGAAGCCCGCTACGGAGCGAACCAGTTCCACACCTACCTGGAAGCTGGAACCACGCTGGAAGGCGCCCACTGGAACGCCACCCCTTACGCGGGCCTGCAGTAGGTTGGAAACCGCCGCGAGTCCTTTACGGAAACGGGAGCCATCGGCCTGACCTCGGGACCGGACAGCGTCGATTCGCTGCGATCGGCGCTGGGGATGCGGGTGTACGCCACACCGCACTCGGTCGCACGCTGGTGCGTTTCTCCCTGGGCTTCTGCGGCTACGACAGCCAGATCAGCGCCAACTACGCCTTGCACAGCGGCGCCGGCGAGTCGCGCGGAATGTTGACCCGGCGGATGCGGCAGCGGATACTGAACCGCTTGCAGTCCGCATGGTTCACACGAGGAAATCGAATGAGATCCTGTTATGGCGCCTTTTCGCCAAGTCGTCGTTTGTTGTTTCGCGGTCGTTCGCCCTTTCCCTGGGCCATGCTTCTGCTGATCACCGCGATCAGTGCGTTGTCAGCCGGACAGTCGGCCCAGGCGGCCAAACAGCAGGCCAGGCCCAATATTGTGCTGCTCATGTGCGACGACATGGGCTACGAGGGCGTGTCGGCTTATGGCAGCCAGACGTACAAGACGCCGCATCTGGATCGGCTGGCGTCGCAAGGCTTGCTGTTCAACCATTGCTATTCCACGCCGATCTGCACCACCTCGCGCGTGCAAATCATGACGGGCAAATACAACCACCGGAATTATGTCCGGTTTGGCTTTCTCGATACGAATCAGATTACGTTTGGCAATCTGTTGCGCGACGCCGGTTACGCCACGGCCATTGCGGGAAAGTGGCAACTGGGAGGCGACGGAAAAACAGTGCGAGACTTCGGTTTTGACAACTACTGTTTGTGGCAGGTCAGCGGCGGCCGCGACTCCCGTTTCTGGGATCCGCGCATCGAGCAGGACGGCAAACTGCTGGACGGGCTGGAAGAAAAGTTCGGACCGGACGTTTTCTGCGACTACCTGTGCAACTTCATCCACGAGAAAAAAGAGAAGCCGTTTTTCGTCTACTATCCAATGGTCCTGGTGCACTGGCCGTTTGTGCCCACGCCGGACAGCCCGCCCGGCGGAAGTCGCGAGCGTTCTGGCAAGTACGACGGCCAGAACGGCGGCGTCGAATACTTTCCCGATATGGTGAACTACCTGGACAAGATTGTCGGTCGGCTGATCGACCAACTGAAGCAAGACGACCTCGTCGACAACACCCTGTTCCTGTTCACCTGTGATAACGGCTGTGCGACAAACATTGTGTCGCAAATGGGCGACCAGACCATCCACGGCGGCAAAGCCAGCCTGCCCGACGCCGGGACCCACGCCGCCCTGGTCGCCTACTGGCCGGCCGTGATCAAACCGACCGGCCCGATCAACACCTTGGTGGATCTGAGCGACATTCTGCCGACGCTGGTCGCGGCAACTGGCGCCAAATTGCCGGCCGACGGCCCGATCGATGGCGTGTCATTCCTGCCCGTCCTGCGGGGCGAAACGCAAGAGAGCCGGCCCTGGATCTTCTGCCATTACTCGCGAAACGGCCTGCCCAGGGAACCCAAGGCTGCCGAAAAACGAGAAGAGATCATCGCCAAGCAGCAGCGAGAAATCCAGGCCAAAACCCTCGGTCGCTTTGCCCGCACGCAGCGCTACAAACTCTACGAAGACGGCCGTTTTTACGACATCAGCCAGGACGTCCTGGAGAAGAAGAATCTGCCGCCCGGCTCTAGCTCCGCAGAAGCAGAAGCGGCCCGTAAAACGCTGCAGGCCGTCCACGACCAGATGGGCCCGTGGGAACCGTTCAGCGCCGGCAAAGACGACTAAGGATCCCGAGGTCGATTGCCTGGCAATATCGGTTTCGTCGTTTTGCCAAATCGCCAGCGCAGAAAGTTGACTTTCGCTCCGCGAAAGCACGCGTCCTTTCACGGAGTGAAAGGCGACTGTCCGGCGTCTGATCTGCCTCAAAACGACGAATCAACATCCGGCGGTGATTCCATTCGCGTGGAAAGCCATCGTTGCCAGTTCTCCCGGCCGCCAACGGCCGGGCCGCTTAAACTTTCGGCGATTTAACCGTTTTCGCGTTGTCGCCAATATCCGTGGGCAGGGACGGCAGGCGGCTGTTAGCCTGTCGATCGCTCAGCAATACGTTCGAGAACGTCCGTTCCAGCGCGAGCATGCCGAGCGTGCCTGTCAGTAACAGCACGCCAGCCAGCAGTCCCGCGTTCCACGCCAACTGCATCGCGTGCGGTCCGCGACGAATGGGCGTATCCGCCAGCACCCGGGCGCCGGGCGGCGGAAACTGTCGCGTGCTGCGAATCCGCCACGCCATACGTCCCCACCAGGCGGCCCCTGCCAGCAGGCCCAGGCCGGCAGCCAAGGCGAATGCTCGCACCAGCCAGAGTGCATTGGCGATCGCCAGATCCAGATTGGTCTGGGCCAGTTCCAACTGCTGCCCCAGGTACCACCGCAGGCCAAAAACCATTCCCACGCCGGCCAGGGCCGACGCGGCCAGCGTCCAGTTGGCGATGCGTTTGAGTTTCAGGTCGGCAGGTACTACTCGGCGGCTCATGGCTGCGACTCGACAAGGGGGAAAGCGGGGATGCAGGACCGGCAGGCGTCTTTCGACTTTTCAAGGAGATCGGCACGGCGGACTTTGGCGGTCAGCGGTGCGGGCGTCCTTGGCAACGTCCTGAAGTAAGAAAAAGGAAGAGAAAGGTAGCCCTCGTTTAACAAGTGTCAAACGAGGGCAAATCCCCTTCATCAGAGCACGAACCACACGGCTTGATGGTTCAGGTAGCCAGCGCGATACCGCTGGCGGGCCGCTGTCGTAACGCGGCCGAGGTTAGTCTCGCGATACCGATCCCCACGCCGGAGAAAGCTCCAAGGGTTTCGATCAGATCGCGTTCGATTCGGGCGCCGTTGAAACGGGTTGCTGGCGGCCATGATTCAGGCTGCCGGCAGTCCCCAGTGCTGGTCGCCGGCGAGAGGTCGAAGGCGTCTTGCCTTGCGGTTCTCACTGGCGGGTTTCAGGCCCAGAAGACCGCGGGGCGAAAAAAGCCCCGCAGGTCGTTTCTGCTGTCAGGATGCAGCGGGCAGAGTTTAGTAGCAGAACTCGACGCCGCCGTAGGCGCCGTGCAGGAGCAGGCAACCGTTCTTGTTGATGTTGGCGACGCCGTCGATGTCGGCGAAGTTACGCGGAATCTGATCCTGCGGCAGAGCAACCCCGTTGACGGCCACAGCGCGGTAACCGGCGTTGATGCTCCAGTGGCAACCGATCTTGTAGTTGACGCCGGCTTTGATTTCGCCCAGCATGGCGATGGCGTCATCCGACGAGCGGATGTCGTAAGCGCGTCCTTCGTTCGGGATGCCGGGGACAACCGTCGCGGCGCCGCCCGCTCCGCCGATGCGGGAGTGGTGCGTCATGTGGTTGTTGAACAGGCCGAATTTCACGCCGAAGTCCGCCGTGAGGCAATTCGTCACCCGATAAGCACCATTGCCGCCAAACTGGAAGCCGAACAGGTCGTTCTTGGTGTTGATGTTGTAGTACAATTCGTCGGCCGAGCCGTCAAAGGTCGTGTCGGTCTCGTCGCTGGCGTATTCCCAGTTCTCGCCAATGTTCATGTAGCGGAAACCAAACAACCAGTTCATGTTGAAGCGAGGACCGCAGACGCCGGCGCCGCCGAAGGCCGCGCCCTGGGGACCGCAACCGCCGGTCGGGCAGCTGCAGCAGAACTGCTGGGGGCTGTACACAAAGTTGACTTCGGCGTTGTGGTACTGGAATTCGCGACGCAGGCGATGACGGGCCGCGTTGTCGTACCAGTCGTTGACGTTGCCGTAACCGCCGCCGTCGTCGTAACCGATGGTGGTAAAGTCAAACACCGTGTTCAGGTCGGCAGCCGTACCCTGCACACCGTCGGGATCGTAGGCGTTGGCTTCCTGGTTGCTGGGATACAGGCCCCAGTAACCCACTTCGACCGCCCAGCAGTTGCTCAGGCGATGACCGAGGAACACCTCGACGCCGCCGGACCAGTCCATGGCTGCATCTTTGCTCGACAGCAGCTGACCGACCGGGTTCGAGGTATCAAAGCTGATCTGGCTGAAGTCGTCGCCCTTGCGGGTCATGACCATGCCGTTGACATAACCGTACCAGCAGCCGCCTCCGCCGTAGCGATGCGCGGTAAAGTTGTTGATGGCTCCCGCGGAAGCATAATCGCCGCCCCAGCCGCCTAACCAGCCGCTGGAACCGCCCTCTACATAGCCGCCGTCAATCACTTCGCCCTGGGCGTAAGCGCCGGAGCCGCTGCCTTCCACACAGCTCGAACCCATCGGGGCGGGGGAGCTGTAACCAGGCGTGCCGTGCGAAGGGCTGCTATAGGCGGGCGTGCCGTGCGACGGTGCGCTGTACATCCGCGAACCCTCACTGGGCGCACTGTAGGTGCGGGCGCCCTGCTGGGGTGCGCCGTAAGCCGGCATGCTCTGCGTCGCGGACGAGCCGCTGGCGTGGGGAACTTCATAAGCCGAATCGTTATAGGCCGACGGCTCTTGCGGGGCGGCCGCAGGCGTCGGGATCGCTTCGGGTTTCGAATCTTCGAACATGCGGGCCGTCTGATAGACAGGCTGCGCACTGTAGCCATTCCAGGGATTCTGGAAGGTCGGCGTCGGCAGCAGATTCGAGGACTGGGCAAAGACCGGGCTTGTCAGACAGACAAGACCAAGCGAGGACGCAAGGGCGCCCCAGAAAAAGGATTTCATCTCGCAACTCCATGAAGGGGATCGCCGATTCGACCGAGTCTCATACTCAAATCGCGTCGACAACAGGAAAGTTACTGGGGACAAAGGGTCCCGTTCATGGATTCCATTCCACACAAGTGATCCGTCGTGGTTCGTACAGACTTCATCGTCCAGATCGTCATCTGCGATTGCGGAGAAACGTCTACGGAACCAGAAAATCTTGCCTGCATTGCCCTACATCCCTTACTTGCGCTGTATCTGTAACAGGGCCCGTTTACCGATCGCCCCCCCAGGCGACAAAACCGGAATCGGACTGCTATAACCGCCGCTTCCGGGACCTGTCCGCTGGGAACCGCGTGGAATTTCCCAACATAGAATGCGTTTTACGACGGTGCATTTTTCCGCCAACCGCCCGGCGGTAGCTCCGGACCCGCGGGGTCGGTAAGCTGAAGATCTGTCGCGAGCCAGCCAGAAATTGACGAGCCAAAGAATCTGATGCCGTGCGACGGGCGCCATCCGCCTGCGACTGTTTGTTCGCCTGTCAGAAAGAACCGATCGACCATGCGCAAATTTGCCCACACCTTGTTTGCCCAATCCTTGTTTGCCTGCGGAGGGGCCGTGCTGATGCTGCTGATCGGATCCGCCGCCGACGCCGGAGAGTTTGCTTTCTACGACGAGAACGTGCTGGGCTCTTCGTGGGAGTTTCGCTGCTCAGCCCCGACCGAGGAAAACGCACGCCAGGCGGGACAGACGGCGTTACAAGAGATCGAACGGCTGCGCGCCGTGCTGAGCACCTGGGACCAAACGAGCGAAATCTCCCGCTGGTTGAAAACGCCAGGCGCCGCCGTCTCCGTATCTCCCGATCTCTGGAACGTGCTGCACCAGGCCGACCAGTGGGAAAAAACCAGCGGCGGCGCCTTCAACCCGCGCGTCGCGTCAGCGGCGCGCCTGTGGGCTGCGGCCGCAAAAGCGGGTCGTCCGCCGGGCGAAGAGCCGTTAGCGCAGGCTGCGGCCGAACTTTCGCAACCGGCATGGCGACTGGGCCCTGCCGGCCAGGCGGAACGCCAGGGTGAAGCGCCCGTCAGCATCGACGGCCTGGCCAAAGGGTACATCCTGGACTGCGTCTGTCGGCGGCTGCGGGAACGTCATTCCGAAGTGACAAGTTTCGTCGTGAATCTGGGCGGCGACCTGCGGACGATCGGAACGCCGCAAACCATTTCGATTGCAGACCCGCTGACTCCCGCCGAGAACGGTCGTCCTGTCAGCCGTTTTCTGTTGCCGGCGAACCAGGCCGTCGCCACCAGCGGCGGTTATCGCCGCTTCTGGGAAATCCAGGGCCAGCGGTACTCCCATCTGATCGATCCGCGCACCGCGCGACCGGCCGCGCAGGTGCAAAGCGCGACCGTCACGGCGGCCACCGCCGCCGACGCCGACGCCGCCGCAACCATTCTGGGCGTGCTCGATCCGGCAGCCGGGCTCAAGCTGATCGCTTCCTTGCCGGACATGGAATGCCTGATCGTCGACCAGCAAGGACGCCTGCACCGCTCGTCAGGCTGGGCCGACAGGGAACGTCAGGCGCCCCAGCCGTTGCACCTGACCGCCCTGGCGGACGCAGCGCCGCAGCGCCAGCTGCTGATCCAGTTCACCCTGAAGAAGCCCGACACGTTCCGTTATCGGCGACCCTACCTGGCGATCTGGCTGGAAAACAGCGAAGGCTTTCCGGTCAAGACAGCCCTGCTGTGGATGATGACCGATGTCCCCGGACCACGCTGGCATCGCGAGCTGACCCGCTGGTACCGGAACGATCGCATCCGCAAGGAAGCCGAAGGTTCCGAGTTGATCGGCGTCATCACCGGCGCCACCCGCGGCCCGGGCGACTACCAGGCCGTCTTTGACGGAACGGATAACAAAGGGAAGCCGTTGGCCGCAGGCGAGTACCTGCTTTGCATCGAGATCGCCCGCGAGCACGGCGACTATAAACTGTTGCGCAAACGGGTCGAACTGGGGAACGGCCCGTTAGAACCGTACACCTTCCGGGAGAATCCCGAAATCGAGGCCAGCTTCACCTACGATTTTCCACCCGCCCGGGAAGAGTAGCCGCGGCGAAGGTCTTTGCACCCTTTCACCAGCGTTAAACGCCGGACAGTCGTCTTTCACTCCGTGAAAGAACGCTTACTTTCTGCGCCTGCTCTTGTGCCCAGCGACGAAAGCAGGATCGAAAGGTCATTTCCCGCGCGTTCTACCAGCGGAAGACGCCGCCGATGTTTGGCCCGTGGTACAGAATCTGGCCGTCGTGATCCAGCCGCCCGGGACCAAGCCGCAAGGTGTTGATATCGCGTTCAAAATTATCAGCGCCCAGGGCGACACCCGTGATGACCGTGGCGTGGTATCCCAGGCGCAGGGTGAAGCGCGGGGTGATCGTGTAATTTGCGACCAGGCTCAGATCGCCAATAAACGCCGTGCGGGTTTCGTTCCGTCCGGTCTGGGTGAACGTGCTGACGGCGCCCGTTTCGTTGAGATAGCCGGTTTGCTGCGAAGCGTCGTTGCTGGCGATGGCGCCTTTGGCTTCGAGTTCCAGCCCCCAGAAGTCGGCGGCGCGGATCTGCATTAATCCGCCAATCTGCACGGCAAACAGGTCGTTATTGGCGGCCACGTTTACCAGATTTCGCGAACCGGCTGCACTACTCGACGTCGTCAGATACTGGAAGCTCTCATTCACACGGGAGTACCGCAGCCCATACAGCAGGAAGAACTCGTAGGGTCCCTCCGGCATGATCAGCTTCTGCCGGATGTTCAGCTCCACGTTGTCATAGCTCGACGTGTAGGCAATCTGCGCGAAGTCGTTGAAGTCGAGCCCGACCGTGGCCGGATTGCCAAAATCGGTAAACGGCGAAGTCAGATCGCCTGTGCCAGCCTGGGTATTCGGGGTGTCGTCGCGGACGAACACCTGATCGGACCAGTTGGTCAGGCCCGTATAAGAAGCCTCCAGGCTGAACCGGGCCGTCAGATCACGCCCCAGGATAAATCGCCCGCCCAGGTCAAAGCCCGCATCGAGCATACGCGAGTGGAGCGGACGACTGCTGCTGCCGTTGAGCCCCTGGAAGGCATACTCATGGGCCACATCGCGCTGCAACGGCTGGGCGTCGACCACGACATACCAGCGATATTCGGGAACCGGGTTGCCGAGAAACTCGGGATAAACATAGCCATCCACCGTCCGGCGGTTCGGGGGAATAAAGTCTAGTGCAGAAGCTGGCCCCTGCAGCACGCCCGGTTCAGGTCCCCAGACTTCGGGTCCGCCGCCGTCGGTCCATATTTGCGGCGGCAACGGAGAAGTCGCGCCAATCGGCGCGCCGTCCTGATAAACGGGCGACGGCGCCGAATCCGGCAAAGTTTCCAAGGCGCCCTGGTTCGACGGCGGGTATTCGCTGACCGGCGGAAAAGCGGTCGGTCCCTGGGCAAGCAGGATCGCCGGGGCGCTGGCCATCGCGCCGACCGCCACGGCCCACGCGGTGATGGCGCCAGCCGCCAGGGATTTGGCGCGCAGCAAGAAGGCGGCCGTCTTTCTCTTGGAACCTGGTAAGTTCATTGCGAACATTGCGCATCTCAGAGAACATGGATCAGGACGACCGAGGATCAATTTTCAGGATCGTTGCCAAAGGTATCGCAACGACGATGCTCGCCGCGCCAGTCACAGGCGACGCCGCCTTCCACGGTTTGAAGGCGCAGGCGCACAACCATTTCCTTTTTGAGGAGTTTCGCCTCCTTCCCACTTATCGGCCGATTCGGCCGGTAAACCTAGAACAATTGGCACAATCGGCAAAATCCTTCCCAGCCAAACCTGCCAAACCTGCCATCCGCAAGGACGTTCCCACAGGAGGGGATCTGCGGCACTTACCCGTTTTGGGCTTGCGTTTGCGGTGATTGTGGTTAAAAAAACATCCTTCCCCCGCCTTCGATCTTATTCCTTTCTGTTTGAGCGCCAAAAATCCTTCCCTGCTCCCGCTGCCTGCATTCGGCATCCACCGATCGGTGGGACGGCTGCCAGGAATGTGGAAACGGTGCGTCGCCTGGGTGCTGCATGTCGTCTGCGGCGTTTCGCCTGCTCCTGTTTGAAGACAACCGTACGGATCGAAACCTGATCCGGGAATGGCTGTCTGATTCCTCGGTCCGGTTTGACATGACGTGCGTCGAACGGCTGCACGAGGGTCTCGCCCTGCTGGCCGAAGCAGCGGACGCTTTCGATCTGCTGGTGGTCGATCTGACGCTGCCCGACAGCTCCGGTCTGGCAACCTTCGAGAAAGTCCACCAGGCCGCCCCCCAGCTTCCCATCGTGG is part of the Lignipirellula cremea genome and encodes:
- a CDS encoding DUF1592 domain-containing protein; this encodes MRCAISPCVLIGCLLAMICLPAAWLTGAEFDPDRFLKQYCAACHQGEKPQGHFSIAPLIGDREFTPNSTQWLDLLDQLGDRAMPPADTDKPRPSMEEYSQAVAWLKEQLAAASGSAGRMTRRLNRPQYNNTIRDLLHISHRPADSFPQDLGLEGFNNVVEVQTLSPFLLQKYLTAAEESLALAITTQPEPEQIDIRYYPLPPEVHSGAKPLKPSPIPLKDLLGKQWPAYVSRSIQLLGGNYPVNQAGMREGQGPHGYEMVISQDGKSGQRGQLMFNTPLIGGRYRLTVQAYATPRLEKDGRPIPPQGVSILGVSVNGEDVQRIAIPLADKPQPFVCEFTSDHSRTQVYLNGATEVNKLELKPVPNLVITEARLEGPLYDAWPPASHRAIFGAGGTDATPEILRRFASRAFRRPATDAEVAKYTALCEAEIRQGASPLEAIRVGLKAILVSPHFLFLIEPVDSSGRLSDYALASRLSYFLWSSMPDDELFQLAADDRLHLPAELEKQVARMLQDPKAEAFVNEFGGQWIGFHRLAEAAPDPDIFPTWDEDLRRAMLAESQQFFRHVMLENRRLTEFLLADYTFANERLARHYGIEGVQGGALQQVALPADSKRRGGLITQAGVLTVASQPTRSSPVFRGIFVLEKLFNRPPPNPPADVPALEEAAATGEAQTVREQLARHRADASCAACHNRIDPWGLPLEEFDGIGRWRKMTAEDLTASLQDGEQITGAHDLQDALLSQKDAFVAGLAEKMLLYALGRTLSWSDQQAEPEIVRQVAAADYRFQSLVQAIILSPPFQNR
- a CDS encoding autotransporter domain-containing protein; this translates as MKQFPSHYLLSLVGYGRQQYETRRAIPAGPAAQTAEARYGANQFHTYLEAGTTLEGAHWNATPYAGLQ
- a CDS encoding sulfatase-like hydrolase/transferase, with the protein product MRSCYGAFSPSRRLLFRGRSPFPWAMLLLITAISALSAGQSAQAAKQQARPNIVLLMCDDMGYEGVSAYGSQTYKTPHLDRLASQGLLFNHCYSTPICTTSRVQIMTGKYNHRNYVRFGFLDTNQITFGNLLRDAGYATAIAGKWQLGGDGKTVRDFGFDNYCLWQVSGGRDSRFWDPRIEQDGKLLDGLEEKFGPDVFCDYLCNFIHEKKEKPFFVYYPMVLVHWPFVPTPDSPPGGSRERSGKYDGQNGGVEYFPDMVNYLDKIVGRLIDQLKQDDLVDNTLFLFTCDNGCATNIVSQMGDQTIHGGKASLPDAGTHAALVAYWPAVIKPTGPINTLVDLSDILPTLVAATGAKLPADGPIDGVSFLPVLRGETQESRPWIFCHYSRNGLPREPKAAEKREEIIAKQQREIQAKTLGRFARTQRYKLYEDGRFYDISQDVLEKKNLPPGSSSAEAEAARKTLQAVHDQMGPWEPFSAGKDD
- a CDS encoding BBP7 family outer membrane beta-barrel protein produces the protein MKSFFWGALASSLGLVCLTSPVFAQSSNLLPTPTFQNPWNGYSAQPVYQTARMFEDSKPEAIPTPAAAPQEPSAYNDSAYEVPHASGSSATQSMPAYGAPQQGARTYSAPSEGSRMYSAPSHGTPAYSSPSHGTPGYSSPAPMGSSCVEGSGSGAYAQGEVIDGGYVEGGSSGWLGGWGGDYASAGAINNFTAHRYGGGGCWYGYVNGMVMTRKGDDFSQISFDTSNPVGQLLSSKDAAMDWSGGVEVFLGHRLSNCWAVEVGYWGLYPSNQEANAYDPDGVQGTAADLNTVFDFTTIGYDDGGGYGNVNDWYDNAARHRLRREFQYHNAEVNFVYSPQQFCCSCPTGGCGPQGAAFGGAGVCGPRFNMNWLFGFRYMNIGENWEYASDETDTTFDGSADELYYNINTKNDLFGFQFGGNGAYRVTNCLTADFGVKFGLFNNHMTHHSRIGGAGGAATVVPGIPNEGRAYDIRSSDDAIAMLGEIKAGVNYKIGCHWSINAGYRAVAVNGVALPQDQIPRNFADIDGVANINKNGCLLLHGAYGGVEFCY
- a CDS encoding DUF2271 domain-containing protein codes for the protein MRKFAHTLFAQSLFACGGAVLMLLIGSAADAGEFAFYDENVLGSSWEFRCSAPTEENARQAGQTALQEIERLRAVLSTWDQTSEISRWLKTPGAAVSVSPDLWNVLHQADQWEKTSGGAFNPRVASAARLWAAAAKAGRPPGEEPLAQAAAELSQPAWRLGPAGQAERQGEAPVSIDGLAKGYILDCVCRRLRERHSEVTSFVVNLGGDLRTIGTPQTISIADPLTPAENGRPVSRFLLPANQAVATSGGYRRFWEIQGQRYSHLIDPRTARPAAQVQSATVTAATAADADAAATILGVLDPAAGLKLIASLPDMECLIVDQQGRLHRSSGWADRERQAPQPLHLTALADAAPQRQLLIQFTLKKPDTFRYRRPYLAIWLENSEGFPVKTALLWMMTDVPGPRWHRELTRWYRNDRIRKEAEGSELIGVITGATRGPGDYQAVFDGTDNKGKPLAAGEYLLCIEIAREHGDYKLLRKRVELGNGPLEPYTFRENPEIEASFTYDFPPAREE